In Corvus moneduloides isolate bCorMon1 chromosome 3, bCorMon1.pri, whole genome shotgun sequence, one DNA window encodes the following:
- the MAD2L1BP gene encoding MAD2L1-binding protein, with translation MRSQGNRSVSGSPAVAVEFPGAVCRGSGYRFACELLKHVLHQRNQLPLPYEQLAYFCRRAAQDGDGIEKPLSLGLASKKCQQVLMELEGLFQHLEVMFSLTLVPRVLFLLGGNVMNPKELYELNLEGFCEGTAEKSLQTAPCVRQLFHRLFVADVFSELKALPVTGTLVLVQGHRDCGVEWFRPKLNYQVPTRGRKLTVTLSCDGDLHLSASPPQHTAPTWEDYVWFQAPVTLKGFSE, from the exons ATGAGGTCCCAGGGGAACAGGTCGGTATCGGGCAGCCCTGCCGTGGCCGTGGAGTTCCCAGGAGCCGTGTGCCGGGGCAGCGGCTACCGTTTCGCCTGCGAGCTCCTGAAGCACGTCCTGCACCAGCGGAACCAGCTCCCGCTGCCCTACGAGCAGCTCGCCTACTTCTGCCGGCGGGCGGCCCAG gatgGAGATGGAATTGAGAAGCCACTCTCCCTGGGTCTGGCAAGCAAAAAGTGCCAGCAGGTGCTGATGGAGCTAGAGGGTTTGTTCCAGCACCTGGAGGTCATGTTTAGTCTGACACTGGTTCCTCGGGTTCTTTTCCTACTTGGAGGCAACGTCATGAACCCCAAGGAGCTCTATGAGCTGAACTTGGAAGGGTTCTGTGAGGGCACTGCTGAGAAGAGCCTCCAGACTGCACCCTGTGTTCGCCAGCTCTTTCACCGCCTGTTTGTTGCTGATGTCTTCAGTGAACTTAAGGCTCTCCCTGTCACAGGCACCCTTGTCCTGGTCCAGGGACACCGTGACTGTGGTGTTGAATGGTTCCGGCCCAAGCTCAACTACCAAGTGCCAACCCGAGGGAGGAAGCTGACTGTAACGTTGTCCTGTGATGGAGACCTCCACCTTAGTGCCTCACCtccacagcacacagcaccCACCTGGGAGGACTATGTCTGGTTCCAAGCACCAGTGACCCTCAAAGGATTTAGTGAATGA